The following proteins are encoded in a genomic region of Hymenobacter siberiensis:
- a CDS encoding RagB/SusD family nutrient uptake outer membrane protein — MKNALYRGLTALTLSTALAGFSTSCTKDLDQTPKYELTGDKVYVGLAGYKQVLAKLYGGFALTGASGPGSGDITGIDAGTSDYIRQWWSAQELTTDEAVIAWNDPGVQEWHKLSWDASDPLTRGFYSRLYYEIAICNEFLREATDDKLSSRLSSSEQEQGKLFRAEARFLRAVAYYHVIDLFGNGPFVTEKDPVGGPLPVYNTRQQLYSFVESELLALTNDLATPRTNEYGRVDQAAAHGFLARLYLNAGVYTGTPQYAKAATEAKAVIDAGYTLSTTAAPAVASAYGRLFLADNHLASAKSEIIWPVIFDVNSVQSYGGTTFLINGATSGADASWQRLVGQTTGWGGLRTTSALFDKFFLAGGDTTRDRRGRFYTKGQTLAITDLSQFTQGLGVVKYRNVNSAGVAQGASLNFSSVDFPMLRLADMMLIYAEAATRGSGDRTLALGYVNQIRRRGFGLPTTTASATADITDAQLTSDFILDERARELHWEGTRRTDLIRYSKFVTGAYLWPWKGGISGGKAVDDKYKLFPIPASDLTANPNLKQNPGY, encoded by the coding sequence ATGAAAAACGCATTATACCGGGGGCTAACGGCCCTCACGCTGAGCACCGCCCTGGCGGGCTTCAGCACGTCCTGCACCAAAGACCTGGACCAGACGCCGAAGTATGAGCTCACCGGCGACAAGGTGTACGTTGGGCTGGCCGGCTATAAGCAGGTGCTGGCCAAGCTCTACGGCGGCTTCGCCCTCACCGGGGCTTCGGGCCCCGGCTCGGGCGACATCACCGGTATCGACGCCGGCACTTCCGACTACATCCGCCAGTGGTGGAGTGCCCAGGAGCTGACCACCGACGAAGCCGTGATTGCCTGGAACGACCCGGGCGTGCAGGAGTGGCACAAGCTGAGCTGGGATGCCAGCGACCCGCTGACCCGGGGTTTCTACAGCCGCCTGTACTACGAAATTGCCATCTGCAACGAATTCCTGCGCGAAGCCACCGACGACAAGCTCAGCAGCCGCCTGAGCAGCAGCGAGCAGGAACAGGGCAAGCTGTTCCGGGCCGAGGCCCGGTTCCTGCGGGCCGTAGCCTACTACCACGTCATCGACCTGTTCGGCAACGGCCCGTTCGTGACCGAGAAAGACCCCGTGGGTGGCCCGCTGCCCGTGTACAACACCCGCCAGCAGCTCTATAGCTTCGTGGAAAGCGAGCTGCTCGCTCTCACCAACGACCTGGCTACCCCCCGAACCAATGAGTATGGCCGCGTAGACCAGGCCGCCGCGCACGGCTTCCTGGCCCGCCTCTACCTCAATGCCGGCGTGTATACCGGTACCCCGCAGTACGCCAAGGCCGCCACCGAAGCCAAGGCCGTGATTGACGCAGGCTACACGCTCAGCACCACGGCTGCGCCGGCGGTTGCCTCAGCCTACGGCCGCCTGTTTCTGGCCGACAATCACTTGGCGTCGGCCAAAAGTGAAATCATCTGGCCCGTCATTTTTGATGTAAACAGCGTGCAGAGCTACGGCGGCACCACGTTCCTCATCAACGGTGCCACAAGTGGGGCTGATGCCAGCTGGCAGCGCCTGGTAGGCCAAACCACCGGCTGGGGCGGTCTGCGTACCACTAGTGCTTTGTTCGACAAGTTTTTCCTGGCTGGCGGCGACACCACCCGCGACCGCCGGGGCCGCTTCTACACCAAGGGCCAGACGCTGGCCATCACCGACCTGAGCCAGTTCACGCAAGGCCTGGGCGTGGTGAAGTACCGCAACGTGAACTCGGCAGGCGTGGCGCAGGGGGCTTCGCTCAACTTTTCGAGCGTGGACTTCCCCATGTTGCGCCTAGCCGACATGATGCTCATCTACGCCGAAGCCGCTACCCGTGGCAGCGGTGACCGCACCCTGGCGCTGGGCTACGTGAACCAGATTCGTCGTCGGGGCTTCGGCCTGCCCACGACCACGGCCAGCGCCACGGCCGACATCACCGATGCCCAGCTGACCTCCGACTTCATCCTCGACGAGCGCGCCCGCGAGCTGCACTGGGAAGGCACCCGCCGCACCGACCTTATCCGCTACAGCAAGTTTGTGACCGGCGCCTACCTCTGGCCCTGGAAAGGCGGCATTTCGGGAGGCAAAGCGGTGGATGACAAGTACAAGCTGTTTCCGATTCCGGCCTCTGACCTCACGGCCAACCCGAACCTGAAGCAGAACCCCGGCTACTAA